One genomic segment of Fusobacterium sp. IOR10 includes these proteins:
- a CDS encoding histidinol-phosphatase HisJ family protein, with protein MYKVDYHIHSEFSGDSEENLEEIVKKSIELQLDEIAITDHLEYDLLYIDWDKWTLDLDAYKNKVLSLQEKYKKSIIIKYGIEIGVQPETSKYLESIVDKYDFDFVIASNHAINKIDLASGLLQRGKTRYEL; from the coding sequence TATAAAGTAGATTATCATATACACAGTGAATTTTCAGGGGATTCAGAGGAAAATCTAGAAGAAATAGTAAAAAAATCAATTGAGTTACAGTTAGATGAAATTGCTATAACTGATCATTTGGAATATGATTTATTATATATTGATTGGGATAAATGGACTTTAGATTTAGATGCTTATAAAAATAAAGTCTTAAGTTTACAAGAAAAATATAAAAAGAGCATAATTATAAAATATGGTATTGAAATAGGGGTCCAACCTGAAACAAGTAAATATTTAGAGAGTATAGTTGATAAGTATGATTTTGATTTTGTAATAGCTTCAAATCACGCTATAAATAAAATAGATCTAGCTTCAGGGCTTTTACAAAGGGGAAAAACTAGATATGAACTTTAA